The sequence aataaaaatattcaggtAATTCAAGTTTTCGGGTTATCCGGtttataaatagaatttttatgatatttggttatttaaaattgaatgtaattaatatttttaaatatatagtttttatttgaaaattcaggtactcatttggttctcggtttggttttaatttttcaGTCATAGATATATGGTTTGCTCTATTATTTATGCAATTCAGTTCAATTTTGGTTTTTCAGTTTAGTACGGATTGGTCTGTGTTTTTGGATAAATGTGCTCAAACTTATACATtatcttatatagaaatttgtttaaaatatatttaattataaaaacaaatccGCGCTTTTcaagcacgggtcaaaatctagtttgtaGTTAAAATACAACTGTGACAAATACCACCTAATGAGatggtttttgataaaacagaACAGTTCTTTGATTTTTATCGTTTAGACCTTAATggctataaaaaaaaaaagagaggtaaTTGAATCAGTTGAGAACTGCTGGTTTGGTGATTAAAAAGCTGCTGAAATTTTGTGTGTCGGCTCCTTCTAGTGTTACCTGCTTGCACCTGGAAGAAGCTCCCGTAAACCTATAAGGGAATTGTCTTGAAAAGGAGAACAATATGATCGGAGAAGAATCCGATCGAGACGAGTTCAAGAGGAGGATCGGGAAGACTATAAAGATGAAGTTAAAATCGGAGAACTGGGTTTGTCCGCTCTAATACtgtattgatattttaattctATCAATCATCTTCAATTTTGACCTCTTCGTTAATAGTTAATCTTTTGATTTTAATGAATCAAGTGGTTCAAGTGGTCGTTTGTTTTGTATTTACTGTTAAAGTCAAATTGGGTTTTGTTTTCATACAAGTTACaccagagaaaagaaaaaaattcaaggTACATCTCACTCTGATACGTTGTGCACACGTACATGTAACATTTAAGTCTGAGCTTGCTAACCTTGAGGCCAACTTTGTTTAGAAGTTCAGTGaagatattatatgttttcCATCGACTTGTCCTTGTGTGAGGGTGGTGCAGGTTGATGCTGGTGGGGTGGCACAATCAGCTGTAGAATTTTTTGAACAAGTAAACAATTTGAACCACGTCACAGAATTTGTTTGTGCAATGAAGAATGAAGATGTTGCACGAGGTAAATAGAAGTAAGAGTGACGCTCGATTTTTGGAAAGCTTTTAggttgttttgttattttattttttaattctacCAAAATCACCTATTTAAATTTCCACCAAATACTCAAAATCCCaaccaaaatctataaatcCCATCTAAATTCTATCAAATCTGAAATCCCATAAAACTTGTGAAACCCTCGATCCAATAACCCCCCCTAAGTTATTATTGTTTGACCAAACAAAGATAATATCATATCTTATATTTACTTAGAAATTTCAAAGTTGAACTAATCGCCGgttctgtttaaaaaaaaaaaatagatacttttaaatataaacaaaatgtGAAAATATCAGGTATAATAACATGATTAagtaaatgttgaagcagaaaGGAGAGTACAGTCAAGGGAAAGAAAGCTAAATAGAGAAAGCTCTAAACTCTGGTGGACACAGGTGGCAAGAAATCCAATTCGATGGGACCTCACGGTGCCGATGTGTCCAAGAACCACGCATGTTCCTTCGCCTGACCGTCAAAGCACCACCCGTAGAGTCGCCCCGCGGCCCCAAACGCCTGAACTGAAAGATTGAGGTTGGCTCTATAACCCTAACGCCGTAATCCGTCTGAAACTCACCCTTCCTCCTAGGTCCGAGAGACCACATATACCTTCTCACAGTTACGGCGGCGAAACAAAGATTCCGAACCAGAGAGAAGCCATCAAGAGAACCGCCATCCCATATAGTAGAACCTCCAACATAGAAACTCGCTCCACCCATGCACCAAACTCCGGTAGTAGACTAGCGGTTAACGGCGCCGTTCCCGCTCTTCTAATAGGAAGCTGACAGCCTGACACCTTCACCGACGAACCACCAGAGCGACGGTGCTCACCTAGAGAGCTGCAGCACCATAGACCAGTGTCGTGCTAGAACTTTTGGGAGCTCATggctaattttaaaaataaaattttaaaatatgtaatagaaaatatgaattttaattgtGATACAAAAACCATTTTTATTAGTAATTTAAAAGTAAAGGTTAAAATCATAAGTAGAAAACTGGTATTTTTAGAGAAAGTTAAAATAATAATCTGGTATTTTAGAAAGATAAAGATAATCATttaaatacaaatgataaaaataataaaaataaaagtgataataacataatattgaataaaaataatggTAGGTAAAGTATACAACATTTTGTCAGTTTTGATAGATAAAATATGTATGTTgaaacttattattattatttttttatgaattccTTTATCAAACTATcataatgtataaataaaaatacaaacaacTAACTTTTGGTAAGGAAAAAATTGGATTATAGTAAGTaacaaaagcaaaacaaaaatcagAATTGTGAGTTGGAGCGTATCGGttcttaaattaattatttgcaTTTTAGTTAACACATATTAAAATTGATTAGGATAAAACATtcagcaaaaacaaaaatcaaattcaGAATCAGGTGAAAATCTatctaaaactatacatttagctctatagaataattttataaaactaggGGGCCTAAATTTGCACATTTTCAGAACCTTTTTTCAAACCATGGTAAGCACGTCTCTGCCAGAGACCTAACCCAACCGGAAGGGGAGAGAGAGATATACCACCTTGACGATACATGACGATTAATCCTCTGTCTTGTTGATCAGATACCGGGTGGGAAGACGAGACGAGCTCCGACGAGGTCAGCGGAAGACACGCAGCGCCTCCACTCATGGAGAACACGAAGCTTGAAGATGAGAGAAAAAGTTTGCCGCCCATTAGATGCACTCGCGCCACTCAAAGGTCGACCATGTAACTTTCGTAGTGACCTAGTTGATACAATTATTGCGAATCGAATATGGAATAGATATGCATGTTAGTTCATTTTCGAAGAAAATAAGAGGACTTGTTCCTGACTTCCTGCTCTCAAGTTTCTCTACCTAAATGGTAAACCGGAACTAATATATGAATAGCCAAATCGTTCATACTAGACCATCTGACCATGTATGTTTCAAATTCAATTGTCTAAACTTCCACGTTAAAAGTCACCAACATGGAATTTATAGATGTGAACTTTGGAAGGCTGTAAAAGACAGTCTTGTTTTCAAACATAAAGTTTGAGTCAAAAACATTTTTGTAACACAAACGTTTTCGGGTTTGAGATAATCTTTGCactgtgttacaaaaaaaaagatatcttTGCAAAATGCAAGCACAAAGAAAATGTTTCAGGTTTGAGCtattaaaacaaaacttgtacagtacacaaaaaaatacaattgaaATAGTAACCACAAACACATAGAGCTCTAGCTTAATTTTAGGATCGAAGGTAAGTGAAGGGAACTAGGGATGTTGTGACCTTGGTAAATCAGTATTGATTTTTTTCACGgcccataaaaataaaattaaaccgGAAACTTTTTAGTGTTTCGGTTTATTTTTGCTTCTACGTAAGAACTAAGAACGACTATGCAACATCAATCTGAGTATACTTATCATATTCTTCTAGGTCATTTTCAGAGTTTTccacagaacaaaacaatttgAAGAATCTTGGGAACTCTTTGCCAATTAGAGATATATGCTGAGAAAAGAAGGATATATATACTCCTTATTCTCTGCTTCTATGGACCAGCACATCAGGTACTTAGAACCCTGTCTACTTTACTTGTTCATGCATCTAGAAGACGTAAGTAAGCCATATAAATTGCACACGTGAGCAACTGTGTAAGGTCAATGAAATCCAATAAATcatatctactaataatagcaatcccaattaattccaaaggttaTGAATCTCATTTAAGTTGAAAGGTTATGACTATTGAAAAGTTGTGACCATTCATATAagtatctttttaaatttaaaaagttgtgactattcatataagtatattttcaaaataactacCTTTAAATTGAAATGATGTAACcatttaaattgaaaatatgTGACTATtgaaataaattttcaaaatctataaatagccAATGTCCATGCATTTTTCAATTATAAGTCTCTTCCACTGATTTTAATGGTAGCAACCAGAGATCTAAATGTATTAAAAAcagaaagtaaataaaaaaaagaaaacaaccaGTGCTAGGATCATTATCAGCCGgaaatcaaaaaaattgtttaacaaCTGGTTGAAAATAGCCAGTTGAGACTTGAGAGCGAAGAGATGCGTATTAGTGAGAGTGAGATTATGATGATTTGATGGTGCAAAAAGAATTGTGAAAAacacaattattattttcttctgATATATAGGATTTGTCTCGGTGATTTTTCTTGTTAGTTTTTTGGTACAATTAATTTTCCTAGGATGGATTCTATTCTCATAAGGCCTGGAAACAGTGGAGGGAAAATCATCGGAATTCTCTCGCTAAAGCTTTTCTCGCTAATTTGTAAGTTAAATTGATTATGATTGTCAGTAACTTCTTGGAGCATGAAATCATCTTTCCCTTTTATAAATTTCAGTCTCTTGAATCTCCCGGTTAAAATATCATCAAATGGTTTCATGAGGACAACACATGTTCTAATATTTCAACGGTTATGTATCTCATTATATTGGTTTGTCTTTGGTCAACTTTTGTGTTCTAATATTTCAACGGTTATGTTCTTCAGTCAAGTATTGTGTTCTTTGGTTTATATGTTATTGTTACTAACCGTACTCTCTAAACGTTGCAAGGCCAAGATGTATGGTGCATGCAACATGATAAAGATCATGCCATAGTTTCACAGAACAACACGACGCTTCCGTAATACATTTGGGAAACGAGGAGACACAACTTTCTAGCCCGCTTATAGATAGAGATCGATAAATTCCCATTCCAGATCCATTACCGAATTTGTGATGCCATATGAGtgtgtaaaatataatatttgtaaaGTATTATAATAGTGTATTATAAGATATCTTTGAATTTTTAACTTGTGGTTGCAAGATGTTTTAGTTTACGTTTAATTCTAAGTTTCCATCTGCGTTTAAAATTTGGATCGTATATAATTTCGACTTCTTTACACAAAAAGAAAACGTTATGTAGATAGAAACAGAGACATTGACTAATGATGATTCTTATTGATTTATTTACTTGGTCATGTGAAGAGCGAGGACATAACCGCTGAGATTTGGGTGCACAACGTCTCGCTGCAACCATTTACACAAGAAGAGGCCTAACATGACGAGGAAAGGGTCCGTGAGGATCATAGCCGTAAGCAGTGCTGTTGAGCCAATACCAAACACAACAATCTCCATCCTACAGAACAGAATAGGGATCTCATTCGGGTGTGCGGTAGAAGGTAACATACTTGAAGACAAGCATTCCAAAACTGGTTCACTAAGAGATTAACCATGGCAGCTTTCGGAAAGACAATGAAATGGTGCATCACAGAAGTTGTAAGGGGAAAAGAGGATTACTCAACCGTTTAGCGTGGTAAGAATGtatctttttataataaattttataggttttgaaaaatttataattttgtctaagatgtgtttttcattttaaaaactgCATAGTATCTTAAAGGATTCTCAAAATGTCTGAtgtcatatattttaaaaaaaaacttgtataagtttttaattagtaattgtttagtttatttttatatctattttatatgtatttaaagaataaatatccaaaaatatttgtataatttaaattttggattatACAagcaaaataattttgtaacacATATATTTATCCAAAAGCAAATATATAGAATGTGAcgtatttttttacaaaatgagTTTCCGTGCGACATCGCACGGGTTCCTTGCCTAGTAGttataataaagaaataaataaatatatataaagaaatattgAGAAACAAGTATTACCAATGACTTTCTTAGGGTTTGGAAAGATTATGGACTAAGAAttcaaacttcttttttttttgaaaaaagggcCAAGAATCCAAACTTTCGTCGACAAAACAGAGTACCAAGGGGCACATCACAATGTCAAGGCAAATTAAATTGGCCTTTCTCATCTactaaataaatagtttattaaATAAACTTTATTGGGTCACTAAATGAACTCCAAATCATTAAAACAATATCGAAGTATCTAACTTTCAATCTCAAGTGCTGCTGCTAGATACAAAAGCCACTTAATAGACACCCAAAACAATTCGACCCCTTTTACATAtgcttttatttaattaaaatttatctttCTTGACCTATAATATAAGAGCAACTCCAATGATAGTTTCCCCattgttttaaaaactttcGGTTAAATTTTCTgtaatactaaaatatttataattaaatactattatttatatctatatatacatatatgtatttttaaaatttcaagagAAAAAATCCCATTGAACATGCTCTAAGCTTCTATAGTGATATCTAGATTAACTTTTAATAAAGTCAAAGGACAAACTGCAATCATAACCtcacaaaatagtaaaaaataatcTCTAGAGCCTTATATATACTTCTTCCATGTTGTTAAAACCTTGAGATTAAGACAGAGTATCAGTATTGGGCGTCTTTATGGGCGTCCTTATTAATTTTGGCCCAAAAAAGAAAACGTAAAAGGGAGTAATTTGTTAAGGATTGTGTCCGAAAGTCCCAGAATAAGAAGTTTGTGGGCTCGTCATGGGCTCGCCCTTCGTCAGACGTGGagaaataacaatataaaactCTAAGGACCACCAAATAAGTCCCAttgataatcatgctcttatatATACTTCTTCCATGTTGTTAAAACCTTGAGATTAAGACAACTAATAATCTGTATACTACTTTGTTATATAGATAATAAGgattatatgtatatagtttacCTTATTTCCTCTTCTGGTTTGATTTGTGGGATGCTGCTGAATATTTTACTGACGCGCGAGCGAGATAGTGCAATTGAAACTATTGGGACCTGCCAAAAGGAAATATAAGAAAGCGTTCTTATTGCAACACacaaaaagacaaagaaaaggCAGCATTAGTGGGGGTGTTGCATCAGTCGCCTATTAACGCGCGATCATTTCCTTTTTTATATATTCGCTAATGGCTTGATGGCATCATAAAACAAGAGACCCCACATTATCATCAGCATCATCGCCTATTGACGATCATTTCCTTTATAAATATTCTTCTCTAATGGCTTGATGGCATCATAAACCCCACATTATCTCCAACATAATATCGCTCACCATATGGACGGTAAagattataaaaacaaatcattGGAGAGTTTTAATAATGTGAGTGTTATACCGCGTAGACACAACAACAGTGTTCAAGTTGGCTTATATAAATATTGGTCAAGAGTATGCCATATAGATTCCCATAAAACAAGACTGAGAAGTAACTTTTCTATAcacagagagagaagaaagataGAGAACGAGAGATGAAGAATGTTCAAGCTGAATACCGTAAAGGACCGTGGACAGAACAAGAGGACATCCTCTTGGTCAACTTTGTCCACATGTTCGGAGATCGAAGATGGGATTTTGTAGCGAAAGTTTCAGGTTTGAAGGTGGAGGGAGAAACATAGGAATAGGTATAGGGCTTGTGTTTGGAAAAATGGTTGGTCTTTGCAAAGGACCTTCCATTAAAAGATATGACCTGGTTTTGGTTGTAGGTTTAAATAGAACAGGAAAGAGTTGCAGGTTAAGGTGGGTTAATTACCTACATCCTGGTCTTAAACGTGGTAAGATGACTCCTGAAGAAGAGCGTCTTGTCCTTGAGCTTCACGCCAAATGGGGAAACAGGTCAGAAAGAAATCTTCAAGAAACAGAGAAACcctaagaaaatattttctaaaatcttcttttttttttggttgtatGAACATTGCTAATATTATTTATACGCAGGTGGTCGAAAATAGCCCGGAAATTACCGGGTCGTACCGATAATGAGATAAAGAATTATTGGAGGACTCATATGAGGAAGATAGCACAAGAGAAGAAGAGACCTATGTCGCCAACTTCATCATCTTCAAACTTCTGCTCATCATCTATGACCACCGCAACTACTCAAGACACTGGAGGATCCAAAGGGAAAATGAATCACGACGGATACTACTCTATGGATGACATATGGAGAGAGATTGATCAGTCTGGAGAAAGCATTACCAAACCGGTGAAAGACATCTACTACTCAGAGCAAAGCTGCTACTTGAACTTCCCTCCTCTGGCTTCTCCAGCATGGGAAAGCTCCTTGGAGTCTATATGGAATATGGATGCAGATGAAAGTAAGATATCTTCTTTTGCCATTGATCAGTTTCCTCTCACTTTTGAACATGGTAGATCTTCGTGGTCGTCTTTAGTCTAGGATTTGTAACACTTTAATGTTTATATGTGCAgcctatatatattatcaaacgACTGTTGTAATTTTCCATGACTTACATAAGCAAACACCACCCACTGTACTAATATCATGTgtagtcatcatcatcatcatcctatGTCGTTTCCTTCATATATGTTAGTTTGTAGAGTGCGTGAAAAAAATCATATACATCTCTTATTCTTACAGAGATGCCTTTGTATTGGATACTAATGTATAATACAAGTCAGGACTCTATTTCCAAAATGAACACTTTGAAGTTTTTTTGTGAAAGTTTGTATATAAATTAATGTTGATCCTTCAAAGAGATGTGAGTATCCattattaaaagtttaaaacccTGAAGAGTGAAGGAAGAGAAATGGAACCAAGCAAGTAGCAACATGACAGAACAAAGCATATTCATCTACTAAACAATCCAAGATAATAGGTTTGACTTGTAAAGCTTAAGCCAACTTTGTGAAAAAAGAATGTATTCTTCTGCGTTATCATCTTATTGCTAAAATCGAGTATGTTCTTTTTATCTGTTTGAGAAATTGCACcatgataataataaaaaagacCAGTTCCCACTCTAGTCCTTATGGTAAGATATCcttctttatttctttattatatGAGCAATTCAAGAGACTAAAGCTTCAACTTttccttaaaaatatttaaaagttcaattaaataaaaaaccaaACAGAAGAAAAAGATGGCTGCTTAAAAGCATGCAAGCAGCTATTTATCAATTAAAAACTGGAGAAGGGAGCATAATTGATAATTAAAGTTTTCTGAATCTTTCCATAGGCATATGATTAGTTTGCCTGATTTGCAGAAAACAATTAGAGCAGATAATCTTTCCTAATCTGATTTTACCTGCCCcactaagaagaagaaagaacaaatGGATGGGGGATAGATTAAGATCCGCATGCAGAGTAATAATCCGACTAATTAAAGTCTTAATCATACCACAAATCAGTCGATAAAATATTATAAGCAAACACCCAATAAAACTACCCCTTTCCACCCAAAGTAATGGGAAGagtatgtaaaaaaaaaaaaaaggcaagtTGATATCCAAGCATATCTCAAAATCACGAGGAGATTATCAAAATatcattattaattaaattcCCAATTCCACTTCCAAGAAACGAAAAGAGCCAAATTACAAGCAACAAGGATTTGCGTTTGTTTGTGCGTCTCTCTCTCACTATAAGAAGGATGtttaagttaattttatatagtatagggTTATACAGAAACTAAAAACTAATTCAGGGGTGCGTAAgtgtaaaatatgaaaatattcaaTTTAACTGAAACTAATTAGCTGAAACATTAACCAACGTAACGGTACGAGTGAGTGACTCAGGGCCACGCATTCATGTGACGTCACTCCAAATCTCTCTTAACCCGCCGTCAAGTCAAAATGCTATCCACACACACTATTCGAGCCTCCGCCGGATTACGAATCGAAGATGTCGTCGTCGCCGTTCGTGAAGTCTTATCTCTTCGCTTACAACTTTCTCCAAGCTTCGTCatggtatctctctctctctctcttcgttTTCACTGACTCTCCTTCTTTCGCTCGTTTATTCATGAGATTTTTTGTGTTCTTCGAGCAGGACGATTTCGCTTCTGAGTATCGTTAGCAGCGTTTTATCGAGCAAGACGATCAATGGCGGCGCTTACTCTGCCGCCGGATATTTGATAAGTGAGAGATCCCTCTGTCTCGCTTTAAGCTTTTGATCGGTGAGAATGATCTGTGTTTTGGATTCGGTTCAGGTGTGATACAAGCTGCTGCAGTTCTTGAAGTTCTTCACGGAGCTATAGGTAACACTCTTTTGATTGGAGTGAATGAGTTATGAACTGATTGATTGATTCTATTCGAAATTTTAAAAGGAATTGTACCGAGTGGATTCTTATCTCCGCTGATGCAATGGAGTGGAAGAACACACTTCATTTTGGCTATTGTTGGACAGATCAATGAGGTTTTTACTCTTGGAAGCGCTTTACTCGTAAGCTGAGAAGATGTTTCAGAAAAGCTAGCAGTGTGATTCTGTTTTTATGTTCATCTTTTTCAGGTCCAGGATTCGCCGTGGCTGGCAATAACTCTTGTAGCTTGGTGTATCGGCGAGGTGAGTTTGATTGATCTTCACTTCTCTATCAGTCTTTTACTTACGATAAGGGCGGATAAATACTAGTGACAGTTGAAACGGACCATTAGCAGCGGTTAGAGTAGACTGGGAGAATTTTTAGGAGAATGGAGCCCTGTCTAGGTGGAACTTTATATATAACTAGTTGTATTGTCTATTACTCTTATGTGTAAGCTGAGTGATTGATTTGGATGCAGATGATTAGATATCCTCACTATGCTTTAACTTGCCTTGGTAGATGTCCCTATTGGCTAACCTATCTCAGGTACTACACCAAGCTTtatatcattgtttttttttaatctgaaaCAGATTCTTTTTCGAGTTGAACGGATTATGTAATGTGTTTTTACCATCCAGGTATACAGGATTCATCATCATCTATCCAACGGGACTAGCGGGTGAATGTGAGTGCTTTGAAAAGTATAATATGTAATTCCTCTGAAGCTAGATTTCTTCATTCGTTTCTTCTTGTTGACTTTGACCAATGTTTATGCAGTGTTGATCATGTACAAAGCGCTTCCACATGTTAAAGAAAGGAACCTTTATGCAAATTTCTTCTCTGTTTTCCCTTTCAGTTACTACCAATTCCTTTGGGTATGTTCATCGCTTCCTTCTTCTCCAACAACAATACCCTTTTGTCTTGACTATCGCTTAAGTATTAATGAAGCTGTGCACGTTATGTTTTAAGCAGCGTTTTGTAGACTCTGTTTCAGAAAACGTCTATTTTCTTGAATCTTCATGGCCTTCTGTTTTTGATCTGCTTATGGCATTTTTATTCAGGCTGTCCTCTTGGTCTACCCGTTCCTTTGGTTGAAGCTTTATCTCCAGTTGTTCAAACAACGAAAATCTAAGCTTGGAAAAGCAGAGAAGCATCACGGCAAGAGAAAGAAAATGTGAAAGTCCCTTAAATCATCTCCTCAGATATGTCTATCTTTATCCTTGTTTATGTTATCGCTCTATGTgcctttaatttttgttttttccttctttttttaaaaaagtttaaataatttaatggaTTATCATGGCCATATTATCAATTTGCtctattattcataatcatagTTAGAGAGGAAAATGAATCTCCTGAT comes from Brassica rapa cultivar Chiifu-401-42 chromosome A02, CAAS_Brap_v3.01, whole genome shotgun sequence and encodes:
- the LOC103851551 gene encoding transcription factor MYB59 isoform X2, whose protein sequence is MKNVQAEYRKGPWTEQEDILLVNFVHMFGDRRWDFVAKVSGLNRTGKSCRLRWVNYLHPGLKRGKMTPEEERLVLELHAKWGNRWSKIARKLPGRTDNEIKNYWRTHMRKIAQEKKRPMSPTSSSSNFCSSSMTTATTQDTGGSKGKMNHDGYYSMDDIWREIDQSGESITKPVKDIYYSEQSCYLNFPPLASPAWESSLESIWNMDADESKISSFAIDQFPLTFEHGRSSWSSLV
- the LOC103851551 gene encoding transcription factor MYB59 isoform X3 produces the protein MGFCSESFRFEGGGRNIGIGLNRTGKSCRLRWVNYLHPGLKRGKMTPEEERLVLELHAKWGNRWSKIARKLPGRTDNEIKNYWRTHMRKIAQEKKRPMSPTSSSSNFCSSSMTTATTQDTGGSKGKMNHDGYYSMDDIWREIDQSGESITKPVKDIYYSEQSCYLNFPPLASPAWESSLESIWNMDADESKISSFAIDQFPLTFEHGRSSWSSLV
- the LOC103851551 gene encoding transcription factor MYB59 isoform X1 — its product is MGFCSESFRFEGGGRNIGIGIGLVFGKMVGLCKGPSIKRYDLVLVVGLNRTGKSCRLRWVNYLHPGLKRGKMTPEEERLVLELHAKWGNRWSKIARKLPGRTDNEIKNYWRTHMRKIAQEKKRPMSPTSSSSNFCSSSMTTATTQDTGGSKGKMNHDGYYSMDDIWREIDQSGESITKPVKDIYYSEQSCYLNFPPLASPAWESSLESIWNMDADESKISSFAIDQFPLTFEHGRSSWSSLV
- the LOC103851552 gene encoding very-long-chain (3R)-3-hydroxyacyl-CoA dehydratase 2, coding for MSSSPFVKSYLFAYNFLQASSWTISLLSIVSSVLSSKTINGGAYSAAGYLISVIQAAAVLEVLHGAIGIVPSGFLSPLMQWSGRTHFILAIVGQINEVQDSPWLAITLVAWCIGEMIRYPHYALTCLGRCPYWLTYLRYTGFIIIYPTGLAGELLIMYKALPHVKERNLYANFFSVFPFSYYQFLWAVLLVYPFLWLKLYLQLFKQRKSKLGKAEKHHGKRKKM